The Penaeus vannamei isolate JL-2024 chromosome 39, ASM4276789v1, whole genome shotgun sequence genome window below encodes:
- the LOC113811116 gene encoding pro-resilin-like has product MNTKIFIVLGLAAVVAADSPEIFAYGPPRDSSEESFESYESGEAKYDFNYAVQHEDSGNDFGHQEARDGEHTQGSYYVRLPDTRLQNVKYFVDGDDGYVAEVNYEGEARFPDSSESASFESREYRPPRPAYTYDSDESK; this is encoded by the exons ATGAACACTAAG ATCTTCATCGTCCTTGGTCTGGCAGCCGTCGTTGCTGCAGACAGCCCCGAGATTTTCGCTTATGGACCTCCTAGG GATTCCTCCGAAGAGTCATTCGAGTCGTACGAGTCAGGAgaagccaagtacgacttcaattATGCTGTTCAACACGaagactccggcaacgacttcggacaccaggaagcccgtgacGGTGAacacactcagggatcctactacgtgaggCTTCCCGACACCCGTCTGCAGAacgtcaagtacttcgtggacggcgacgacggctacgtggccgaggtcaactacgagggcgaggctcgttTCCCCGACTCGTCTGAGTCTGCCTCCTTCGAGTCCCGGGAGTACAGGCCACCAAGGCCAGCCTACACCTATGACTCCGATGAGTCCAAGTAA
- the LOC113811114 gene encoding pro-resilin-like, translating to MGAASLIPWEATIMNTKVFILLGLAAVVFADSPEIFAYGPPRDSSEESFESYESGEAKYDFNYAVQHEDSGNDFGHQEARDGEDTQGSYYVRLPDTRLQNVKYFVDGDDGYVAEVNYEGEARFPDSFESASFESREYRPPRPVYTYDSDESK from the exons ATGGGTGCAGCATCACTCATTCCTTGGGAAGCTACAATCATGAACACCAAA GTCTTCATCCTTCTTGGTCTGGCAGCTGTCGTGTTTGCAGACAGCCCAGAGATTTTCGCTTATGGACCTCCTCGG GATTCTTCCGAAGAGTCATTCGAGTCATACGAGTCAGGAgaagccaagtacgacttcaattATGCTGTTCAGCACGaagactccggcaacgacttcggacaccaggaagcccgtgacggtgaagacactcagggatcctactacgtgaggCTTCCCGACACCCGTCTGCAGAacgtcaagtacttcgtggacggcgacgacggctacgtggccgaggtcaactacgagggcgaggctcgttTCCCCGACTCCTTCGAGTCCGCTTCCTTCGAGTCCCGGGAGTACAGGCCACCAAGGCCAGTCTACACCTATGACTCCGACGAATCCAAGTAA
- the LOC113811117 gene encoding pro-resilin has product MNTKVLILLGLAAVIAADSPEIFAYGPPRDSSEESFESYESGEAKYDFSYAVQHEDSGNDFGHQEARDGEDTQGSYYVRLPDTRLQNVKYFVDGDDGYVAEVNYEGEARFPDSYESASFESREYRPPRPAYTYDSDESK; this is encoded by the exons ATGAACACGAAG GTCTTAATCCTCCTTGGTCTGGCAGCCGTCATTGCTGCAGACAGCCCAGAGATTTTCGCTTATGGACCTCCTCGG GATTCTTCCGAAGAGTCATTCGAGTCGTACGAGTCAGGAgaagccaagtacgacttcagtTATGCCGTTCAGCACGaagactccggcaacgacttcggacaccaggaagcccgtgacggtgaagacactcagggatcctactacgtgaggCTTCCCGACACCCGTCTGCAGAacgtcaagtacttcgtggacggcgacgacggctacgtggccgaggtcaactacgagggcgaggctcgttTCCCCGACTCGTATGAGTCTGCCTCCTTCGAGTCCCGGGAGTACAGGCCACCAAGGCCAGCCTACACCTATGACTCCGACGAGTCCAAGTAA